The window ATTTTATCATCTCTAAAACTTCCATACATCCACCAATCAAATGACCTTGAACAGTTTTAGTTCCTTGCAAGAGCTCATATCCCTTATTAATAAATGTATTTCGAGGGGTTAATTTATTTTTTATATCCCAAGGAAGATATTCGTTTGTCCATACATTAGATGAAGGGATATTTCCAATAGGAAGTTTCTCAAACACAGTCTTTTCAAACCAATACTTTGTGTAGTCAAACATTTCTAAATTTTCTGCGAACTCTGCTAATATAGAGGGACCATAGAAACTAGATATTCCAGCTTTTAAACAGATAAAGTGAGTAACAGTAGAATCTGAATACCCCATAAAAACTTTGGGATTGTTTTTAATAATATTAAAATCTATAAAAGGAAGAATTCGAATACTGTCCTCTCCACCTATACAAGTGAAAATACCTTTGATAGATTTATCTTTGAAAGCATCCATTAAATCTTGAGCTCTTTTTTCTGGATGGTTATATATAAAAGACTCTCCCTTTAGAGTATTGGGCATTTCAATTACATCAAGACCAAAGTTTTCGACTAATCTTTTTTTTCCTTGTTCATAACGCCAAAGTATCTCAGAGTTTCCAGCTCCACCCCATGAAAGACTTACAGTTGTAACTTTATCTCCTTTTTTTAAAGCTGAAGGTTTAATTAGTCTCATATAATCTCTCCTTTCAATAAATAATTAGAGAGATTATATGCTTAAAAAACATGAATGTCAACAAAAAAAGTTGCGTTAGTTAAATAAATAACAATATATAAAAAAATGTATTTTAAGAAGCCCCTATAGTAGGGGCTTTATAAAAAGGCTTTGAAGTTTTGGATTGTATATTTTTAACATAAAAAAATTTGAGGGGTCTTAAAATCAATTTTAGAGGGTCTGAGTATATTAATCAAATTATTCCTAAAACTCTTAGGCTTTCTTTTTTTTGTTTTTTTATTGATTTTTAGTGTAAAAGCCTTTATAATATTGGGATAACCAATATGAGGAGATGTAAAACTATGAAGACATATAATTTAGCTTTTAGATTTAGAATATACCCAAATAAAGTTCAATCAAATTTGATTTTACAAACTTTTGGTTGTGTTAGGTTTGTATATAATAAGATTTTGGGTAAAGCTAAAGAGATTTATGAATTAGAGGGTAAAAATAAAATTATTACTCCTGCTTCTCTTAAATCTGAATTTCCATTTTTGAAAGAAGTTGATAGCTTATCTCTTGCTAATGCTCAAATGAATGTAAAAACTGCTTTCACTAATTTTTTTCAGAAAAGAACAGCTTTTCCTAAGTTCAAATCTAAGAAAACAGCTAGAAAATCATACTCTACAAATAGTGTTAATAACTCTATTAGGATTGAAAATAACTGTATAAAGCTTCCTAAATTAGGATTAGTTAGAATTAAACTTCATAGAAATATACCTCAAAATTATAAAATTAAATCAGCTACCATTAGCCAAGAACCTAATGGGGCTTTTTACATTTCTATTCTTACTGAATTTCAAAGAGATATAAAAGAAGTGTCGAGCGATAATAATATCGTTGGGCTCGACTTTTCTATGTCTGAATTATTCGTTAGCTCTGATAACCAAAGAGCTGATTATCCTAGATTTTTCAGAAAATTAGAAACTAAATTAGCTAAAGCTGGAAGAGAGCTATCAAGAAAAGTTAAATTCTCAAGTAGTTGGTATAAAGCTAAATTAAAAGTTGCTAAAATTTATCAATCTATTAAAAACAGTAGAAAAGACTTTCTTCACAAATTATCAAGAGAATTAGTTACAAAGTATAATGCGATAATACTTGAAGATCTAAATATGAAAGGCATGAGTCAGGCATTGAACTTTGGTAAATCTGTCGCTGATAATGGGTGGGGCATGTTCACAGTTATGCTTCAATACAAGGCTATGTTTTTAGGAAAGCAAGTAATAAAAATAGACAAGTGGTTTCCATCTTCTAAAACTTGTTCTTCTTGTGGTAATATAAAAGACTCGCTTTCTTTAGGTGAGAGAGTATATAGCTGTGAATGTGGTCATACTATGGATAGAGACCTTAATGCAAGTATAAATATTCGTGAGGTTGGTAGAAGTCTACTAGCCTATTAAAATATATATCAGGGTAGGAACTACCCATTGAGCTTGG of the Cetobacterium sp. ZOR0034 genome contains:
- a CDS encoding RNA-guided endonuclease TnpB family protein, translating into MKTYNLAFRFRIYPNKVQSNLILQTFGCVRFVYNKILGKAKEIYELEGKNKIITPASLKSEFPFLKEVDSLSLANAQMNVKTAFTNFFQKRTAFPKFKSKKTARKSYSTNSVNNSIRIENNCIKLPKLGLVRIKLHRNIPQNYKIKSATISQEPNGAFYISILTEFQRDIKEVSSDNNIVGLDFSMSELFVSSDNQRADYPRFFRKLETKLAKAGRELSRKVKFSSSWYKAKLKVAKIYQSIKNSRKDFLHKLSRELVTKYNAIILEDLNMKGMSQALNFGKSVADNGWGMFTVMLQYKAMFLGKQVIKIDKWFPSSKTCSSCGNIKDSLSLGERVYSCECGHTMDRDLNASINIREVGRSLLAY
- a CDS encoding S66 peptidase family protein, which gives rise to MRLIKPSALKKGDKVTTVSLSWGGAGNSEILWRYEQGKKRLVENFGLDVIEMPNTLKGESFIYNHPEKRAQDLMDAFKDKSIKGIFTCIGGEDSIRILPFIDFNIIKNNPKVFMGYSDSTVTHFICLKAGISSFYGPSILAEFAENLEMFDYTKYWFEKTVFEKLPIGNIPSSNVWTNEYLPWDIKNKLTPRNTFINKGYELLQGTKTVQGHLIGGCMEVLEMIKCTEIWPSKKIWKNAILFLEVSESITTPLHLEYWLRNYGAQGILNSINGIIFGKPRHSKFYDEYKQILLKVIRDEYNLKDLPILYNLNFGHTSPIITIPFGAQAEINCEQISFKILEAGVI